One window from the genome of Amaranthus tricolor cultivar Red isolate AtriRed21 chromosome 9, ASM2621246v1, whole genome shotgun sequence encodes:
- the LOC130823653 gene encoding mitochondrial import inner membrane translocase subunit TIM44-2-like isoform X1: protein MATRKLIRDFFIFKQHISFQWLPSNRQLHQSNSKFRLISGIRHSSNRQFSVFNEFSKKIKGETSSNKEFQQSVNQLKEKAHELRGVKEDLKVRVKQTTQQLHKHVDGVWTEAEETAKKVSAFAKEKISAASEEVKGSLGFGGQEPSASNGTTLNNDGNVKDGTASSDQQHQQSEPIGSAETLFDKVKSTFASPSLKVSSAFQRLKEIKMADWAKKSYDIVKEELSGKPNRRKQMHYASSTGETSDRTEVVVVPVKQSPWSKKWEEVKEKMRSHPMFKSATKISEPVVTKSQELAEDLQERWETSDSPVVHKIQDLNDRVFGENDAAMSFKEIRRRDPSFSLPDFVAEVQEVIKPVLTAYLKGDFKVLEKYCSPEVVERCKALHKASESQDIFFDNKILHVSEVDVRETKMMGSSPIIILAFQTQQVYCARDRQGSIKEGSQDTIQTVYYAWAMQQVEPDEIDVDAIYSMWKLREMQQFGITALI from the exons ATGGCGACCAGAAAACTCATTCGTGATTTCTTCATTTTCAAACAACATATCTCCTTTCAATGGCTACCCAGTAATCGTCAG TTACATCAATCAAATTCGAAGTTCAGATTGATTAGTGGAATAAGACATTCATCTAATCGTCAATTCAGTGTGTTTAATGAATTCTCCAAGAAAATCAAAGGCGAAACAAGCAG TAATAAGGAATTCCAACAGTCAGTTAATCAGCTAAAGGAGAAGGCACATGAGTTGAGAGGAGTAAAAGAGGATCTGAAAGTCAG AGTGAAACAGACAACCCAACAGCTGCACAAACATGTTGATGGTGTGTGGACAGAAGCTGAAGAGACTGCAAAAAAG GTTTCTGCATTTGCCAAGGAAAAGATATCAGCTGCAAGTGAGGAG GTCAAAGGAAGTCTTGGTTTTGGGGGCCAAGAGCCCTCAGCATCTAATGGTACTACATTAAATAATGATGGTAATGTTAAGGATGGGACTGCTTCATCTGATCAGCAACACCAGCAATCTGAACCTATTGGTTCTGCCGAGACATTGTTTGATAAAGTTAAGTCAACTTTTGCTTCACCTTCTCTTAAGGTTTCATCAGCGTTCCAGAGATTGAAGGAAATAAAGATGGCTGATTGGGCCAAGAAGAGTTATGATATAGTGAAGGAAGAGTTGAGTGGAAAACCAAATAGAAGGAAACAAATGCATTATGCTTCATCAACTGGAGAAACAAGTGACAGAACTGAAGTTGTTGTGGTACCAGTGAAGCAGTCCCCATGGAGCAAAAAGTGGGAGGAAGTGAAAGAAAAG ATGCGCAGCCATCCAATGTTCAAAAGCGCCACTAAGATAAGTGAACCTGTGGTTACTAAGAGCCAGGAG TTGGCAGAAGATTTGCAGGAAAGGTGGGAAACAAGTGATAGTCCTGTTGTACATAAAATTCAGGA CCTCAATGACAGAGTGTTTGGAGAAAATGACGCCGCAATGTCATTCAAAGAAATTCGTCGTCGTGATCC CTCCTTTTCTTTACCTGATTTTGTAGCTGAGGTTCAAGAAGTTATCAAGCCCGTTTTGACTGCATACCTCAAG GGAGACTTCAAAGTTTTGGAAAAATATTGTAGCCCTGAAGTTGTGGAGCGATGTAAAGCACTTCATAAAGCTTCTGAAAGCCAAGATATTTTCTTTGATAACAAG ATTTTGCATGTGTCTGAAGTGGATGTAAGAGAAACTAAAATGATGGGTTCTAGCCCCATTATTATTCTTGCG TTTCAAACACAGCAAGTATATTGTGCACGTGATAGACAAGGTTCGATAAAGGAGGGAAGTCAG GACACAATACAAACTGTATATTACGCGTGGGCTATGCAACAAGTTGAGCCAGACGAAATCGACGTAGATGCCATTTACTCAATGTGGAAGCTGAGAGAGATGCAACAATTTGGTATAACTGCCCTTATCTAG
- the LOC130823653 gene encoding mitochondrial import inner membrane translocase subunit TIM44-2-like isoform X2, whose product MLKYIKEPDVFLPHAGKSMPLLSFVLRLSPVSAFAKEKISAASEEVKGSLGFGGQEPSASNGTTLNNDGNVKDGTASSDQQHQQSEPIGSAETLFDKVKSTFASPSLKVSSAFQRLKEIKMADWAKKSYDIVKEELSGKPNRRKQMHYASSTGETSDRTEVVVVPVKQSPWSKKWEEVKEKMRSHPMFKSATKISEPVVTKSQELAEDLQERWETSDSPVVHKIQDLNDRVFGENDAAMSFKEIRRRDPSFSLPDFVAEVQEVIKPVLTAYLKGDFKVLEKYCSPEVVERCKALHKASESQDIFFDNKILHVSEVDVRETKMMGSSPIIILAFQTQQVYCARDRQGSIKEGSQDTIQTVYYAWAMQQVEPDEIDVDAIYSMWKLREMQQFGITALI is encoded by the exons ATGCTTAAATACATTAAAGAGCCCGACGTCTTTCTTCCTCACGCCGGTAAATCGATGCCACTGCTTTCGTTCGTGCTGCGCCTCTCGCCG GTTTCTGCATTTGCCAAGGAAAAGATATCAGCTGCAAGTGAGGAG GTCAAAGGAAGTCTTGGTTTTGGGGGCCAAGAGCCCTCAGCATCTAATGGTACTACATTAAATAATGATGGTAATGTTAAGGATGGGACTGCTTCATCTGATCAGCAACACCAGCAATCTGAACCTATTGGTTCTGCCGAGACATTGTTTGATAAAGTTAAGTCAACTTTTGCTTCACCTTCTCTTAAGGTTTCATCAGCGTTCCAGAGATTGAAGGAAATAAAGATGGCTGATTGGGCCAAGAAGAGTTATGATATAGTGAAGGAAGAGTTGAGTGGAAAACCAAATAGAAGGAAACAAATGCATTATGCTTCATCAACTGGAGAAACAAGTGACAGAACTGAAGTTGTTGTGGTACCAGTGAAGCAGTCCCCATGGAGCAAAAAGTGGGAGGAAGTGAAAGAAAAG ATGCGCAGCCATCCAATGTTCAAAAGCGCCACTAAGATAAGTGAACCTGTGGTTACTAAGAGCCAGGAG TTGGCAGAAGATTTGCAGGAAAGGTGGGAAACAAGTGATAGTCCTGTTGTACATAAAATTCAGGA CCTCAATGACAGAGTGTTTGGAGAAAATGACGCCGCAATGTCATTCAAAGAAATTCGTCGTCGTGATCC CTCCTTTTCTTTACCTGATTTTGTAGCTGAGGTTCAAGAAGTTATCAAGCCCGTTTTGACTGCATACCTCAAG GGAGACTTCAAAGTTTTGGAAAAATATTGTAGCCCTGAAGTTGTGGAGCGATGTAAAGCACTTCATAAAGCTTCTGAAAGCCAAGATATTTTCTTTGATAACAAG ATTTTGCATGTGTCTGAAGTGGATGTAAGAGAAACTAAAATGATGGGTTCTAGCCCCATTATTATTCTTGCG TTTCAAACACAGCAAGTATATTGTGCACGTGATAGACAAGGTTCGATAAAGGAGGGAAGTCAG GACACAATACAAACTGTATATTACGCGTGGGCTATGCAACAAGTTGAGCCAGACGAAATCGACGTAGATGCCATTTACTCAATGTGGAAGCTGAGAGAGATGCAACAATTTGGTATAACTGCCCTTATCTAG